In the Dryobates pubescens isolate bDryPub1 chromosome 21, bDryPub1.pri, whole genome shotgun sequence genome, one interval contains:
- the MYD88 gene encoding myeloid differentiation primary response protein MyD88: MATVPAGPDPGPRSGPGSVADSSPLDLHAVPMVALNYGVRRRLGLYLNPRAAAAADWTALAEEMGCDYLEIRRLEAQPDPTAALLEDWQCRCPGGATVGHLLDLLRRLGRHDVLLDLADSVEEDCRKYLQRKQERADQPLQVPAVDSSVPKTLELRGITTRDDPYGNGTEMFDAFICYCQKDLQFVQEMIRELEQTEFKLKLCVFDRDVLPGTCVWSISGELIERRCRRMVVVISDDYLESDECDFQTKFALSLSPGARLKRLIPVKCKTMKNEFPSILRFITICDYTNPCTKKWFWTRLAKSLLLP, encoded by the exons ATGGCCACGGTGCCGGCGGGCCCCGATCCCGGCCCCAGGTCCGGTCCCGGCTCTGTCGCCGACTCGTCGCCTCTTGACCTCCACGCCGTGCCCATGGTAGCGCTGAACTACGGCGTGCGGCGCCGGCTCGGCCTCTATCTCAAcccgcgggcggcggcggccgccgaCTGGACGGCGCTGGCGGAGGAGATGGGCTGCGATTACCTGGAGATCCGGCGGCTGGAGGCGCAGCCCGACCCTACCGCCGCCCTTCTGGAGGACTGGCAGTGCCGCTGCCCCGGCGGAGCCACCGTCGGCCACCTCCTCGACCTCCTTCGCCGCCTGGGCCGCCACGACGTCCTTCTGGACCTGGCCGACAGCGTGG AGGAGGACTGCAGGAAGTACTTGCAGAGGAAGCAGGAGCGGGCTGATCAGCCGCTCCAAGTGCCTGCGGTGGACAGCAGCGTGCCGAAGACGTTGGAACTGAGGGGCATCACTACCAGGGATGATCCCTATG GGAATGGAACGGAGATGTTTGATGCCTTCATCTGCTACTGTCAGAAAGACCTCCAGTTTGTCCAGGAgatgatcagggagctggaacaAACAGAGTTCAAACTGAAGCTCTGCGTGTTTGATCGGGATGTCCTGCCAGGGACGTGCGTGTGGTCCATCAGCGGAGAACTTATAGAAAGGAG GTGCCGGAGGATGGTGGTTGTCATTTCAGATGACTACCTGGAAAGTGATGAATGTGATTTTCAGACCAAATTTGCTCTTAGTCTTTCCCCAG GTGCTCGTCTCAAGCGGCTGATTCCAGTCAAGTGCAAAACCATGAAGAACGAGTTTCCAAGTATCCTGAGGTTCATCACCATCTGTGACTACACCAACCCTTGCACCAAAAAGTGGTTCTGGACCAGACTGGCCAAATCCCTCCTGCTGCCGTGA